A region of Pseudorasbora parva isolate DD20220531a chromosome 14, ASM2467924v1, whole genome shotgun sequence DNA encodes the following proteins:
- the aox6 gene encoding aldehyde oxidase 6 — protein MAEQFRNDGLIFYVNGKKIMENNPDPESMLLSYLRQKLRLTGSKYGCGGGGCGACTVMVSRYDPQTKSINHSSVNACLLPVCQLHGSAVTTVEGIGSTKTKLHPVQERIAKANGSQCGFCTPGMVMSMYTLLRNNPQPTLEDVTDSLAGNLCRCTGYRPIVDGYRTFCESENCCQLNGTTCNGNGSMEPIENGHPELFHKEDLLPLDPTQDLIFPPELMRMAEIKDQNTQKFCGERMTWFSPGTLDELLQLKTDYPQAPLVMGNTNIGLDMKFKGIFYPVIISPTRVPELFKVTQRSEGVCVGAGCSMSVLKSVLERSINDFPLENTHLFQALLQQINLVGGQQIRNVATLGGNIASAYPNSDLTPVLAAGRCTLVALSKDGRRRVPIDKDFFLGFAKTALKPDEIVLSVFIPATRRNEIIHAFRHAPRKENALATVNAGMRVWFNENSNVVKEISIYYGGVGATILSADNVCKQIIGRSWEEATLSDAYSALVDEIKLGPSAPGGKVDFRRSLTLSLLFKFNLLVLRYLKEKDVTQSEIPQEMQSAIQPLPKHIQPGYQDFQNVIEGQPAQDPVGRPMMHRSALSQATGEAVYCDDLPHTDGELFLTIVTSSRPHARITQIDFSEALKLPGVVDVITAKDIPGKKFRTFTGIDEELLAEDEVICVGQMVCAVVADSKAHAKRGAAAVKISYEDLQDRIFTVEEAIEKESFFLPTRQIERGDVEKALREAETVYEGEIRIGGQEHFYMETQSFLVIPVGEEEEMKVYLSTQHPTFTQESVAETLGIPSNRVSCHIKRLGGAFGGKVTKTAILASITAVAAWKSGRPVRCVLERGEDMLITGGRHPVWGKYKVGFMKNGRITAADFQYYANSGCTVDESVLVAEKILLHLDNAYNIPNLRGRSAACKTNLPSNTAFRGFGVPQCMLVIESMIDDVALKLGRLPEEIREINMYKEVSLTHYKMEFDPENLLLCWNECLEKAAFGQRRQAIDLFNQQNQFKKRGIAIIPIKYGIGFAESFLNQAAALVHIYKDGSVLVSHGGAEMGQGLHTKVQQVASRELNIPTSLIHISETSTQCVPNTCPSAASFGTDANGRAVQDACQILYKRLEPIRKKNPEGTWQNWIMTAFLEKISLSATGYYRGQDLNMDWEKQEGKPYAYFTYAVCCSEVELDCLTGEYRTLRTDIVVDIGRSINPSIDIGQIEGAFMQGLGLYTMEELKFSPSGVLYTRGPGQYKIPAFCDVPLKFNVYLLAGSSNPHAIYSSKGIGEPTLFLGSSVFFAIKDAVTAARKDAGLTGPFQLNSPATPERACLACATHFTKMVAQSQPGSTSGAAQPWALDI, from the exons GAGCGTATAGCAAAGGCTAATGGGTCTCAGTGTGGGTTCTGTACTCCTGGGATGGTGATGTCCATGTACACATTACTGAGAAACAACCCACAGCCCACTTTGGAAGACGTAACGGACAGTCTCGCTG GTAATTTATGCCGATGCACAGGGTACCGTCCAATCGTTGATGGCTACAGGACCTTCTGTGAG AGTGAAAACTGTTGTCAGTTAAATGGCACCACATGCAATGGAAATGGATCTATGGAGCCCATCGAAAAT GGTCATCCAGAACTCTTTCATAAAGAGGACCTCCTCCCCCTCGACCCCACCCAGGATCTGATCTTCCCGCCTGAACTCATG AGAATGGCAGAGATCAAGGACCAAAACACTCAGAAGTTTTGTGGGGAGAGAATGACCTGGTTCAGCCCTGGAACTCTAGATGAGCTGCTCCAGCTAAAGACTGACTACCCACAAGCCCCTCTTGTCATGGGCAACACCAACATAG GTCTGGATATGAAGTTCAAGGGTATCTTCTATCCCGTCATAATATCACCAACACGAGTTCCAGAACTATTCAAAGTTACCCAGAGATCAGAGG gtgtgtgtgttggagcAGGTTGCAGCATGTCTGTTTTGAAGAGTGTGTTGGAGAGAAGTATAAATGATTTCCCATTGGAGAACACACACTTGTTTCAGGCTCTTCTGCAGCAGATAAACCTTGTGGGCGGACAGCAGATCCGAAATGTGGCT aCACTGGGTGGCAATATTGCAAGCGCATATCCAAACTCGGACCTGACCCCTGTCTTAGCTGCTGGGAGATGCACTTTAGTGGCACTTTCTAAAG ATGGACGAAGGAGGGTGCCTATCGATAAAGATTTTTTCCTGGGTTTTGCAAAGACGGCTCTAAAGCCAGATGAGATAGTGTTGTCCGTTTTCATTCCAGCTACAAGACGG AATGAGATCATCCATGCCTTCCGACACGCCCCGCGTAAGGAGAACGCGCTAGCTACGGTGAACGCTGGGATGCGTGTTTGGTTTAACGAGAACTCCAATGTGGTGAAGGAGATCAGTATTTATTATGGAGGAGTGGGAGCCACCATCCTCAGTGCTGACAACGTGTGCAAACAGATCATAGGAAG gtcttGGGAAGAGGCAACGTTAAGTGATGCGTACAGCGCGCTGGTTGATGAGATCAAACTTGGGCCATCGGCTCCAGGCGGGAAAGTGGATTTCCGCAGGTCCCTGACCTTGAGtttgctttttaaattcaaCCTGCTCGTCCTCCGTTACCTAAAGGAAAAG GATGTAACTCAGAGTGAAATTCCTCAAGAGATGCAAAGCGCAATTCAGCCTCTTCCTAAACACATTCAGCCCGGATACCAAGATTTTCAG AATGTCATAGAGGGTCAGCCAGCTCAAGATCCTGTGGGCCGACCCATGATGCACCGGTCGGCGTTGAGTCAGGCTACTGGAGAGGCTGTGTACTGTGATGACCTACCGCACACCGATGGTGAACTTTTCCTCACAATCGTGACAAGCTCCAGACCCCATGCCAGAATCAC TCAAATTGACTTCAGTGAAGCTCTGAAGCTTCCCGGTGTGGTGGATGTTATCACAGCTAAAGACATACCAGGGAAAAAGTTCAGAACCTTCACAGGCATTGATGAAGAACTGCTGGCTGAAGATGAG GTGATCTGTGTGGGTCAGATGGTTTGCGCCGTGGTCGCAGATTCCAAAGCGCATGCTAAACGTGGGGCGGCAGCTGTGAAGATCAGCTATGAAGATCTGCAGGATCGCATCTTCACTGTGGAG gAGGCCATCGAGAAAGAGTCTTTCTTTCTACCAACAAGACAGATTGAGCGAGGAGATGTAGAAAAGGCTTTGAGAGAGGCTGAAACTGTCTATGAAG GAGAGATTCGGATCGGAGGACAGGAGCATTTCTACATGGAAACGCAGAGTTTTCTGGTCATTCCAGTTGGGGAAGAGGAGGAGATGAAAGTTTATTTGTCCACTCAGCATCCAACATTTACACAA GAGTCAGTAGCAGAGACATTGGGAATCCCTTCCAATCGTGTTTCTTGTCACATTAAACGACTGGGCGGAGCTTTTGGAGGCAAGGTCACCAAAACTGCCATTTTGGCTTCTATCACTGCTGTTGCTGCTTGGAA GTCTGGACGGCCAGTCCGATGTGTTTTAGAGAGAGGAGAGGACATGCTGATAACCGGAGGGCGCCACCCGGTGTGGGGAAAATATAAG GTGGGATTTATGAAGAACGGGAGGATAACAGCAGCTGATTTCCAGTACTACGCCAACTCCGGATGCACAGTAGATGAGTCCGTACTG GTCGCCGAGAAGATCCTCCTACATCTCGACAACGCCTATAACATTCCAAACCTGCGTGGTCGATCGGCGGCCTGCAAGACCAACCTGCCCTCCAATACTGCATTCCGAGGGTTCGGTGTGCCCCAGTGCATGCTGGTCATTGAGAGTATGATCGATGATGTTGCACTTAAACTCGGCCGCCTACCTGAAGAG ATCAGGGAGATAAACATGTACAAGGAAGTTTCCCTCACTCACTACAAGATGGAGTTTGACCCAGAGAATCTCCTTCTCTGCTGGAACGAGTGTTTGGAAAAAGCTGCCTTCGGGCAGCGACGGCAGGCCATCGATCTCTTTAACCAGCAAAACCAGTTCAAAAAGAGAGGAATCGCCATTATACCCATTAAATATGGCATTGGGTTTGCAGAGAGCTTCCTCAACCAG GCTGCAGCTCTTGTGCATATTTATAAGGATGGATCTGTGCTAGTGAGCCACGGTGGGGCGGAAATGGGTCAAGGCTTACACACTAAAGTCCAACAG GTGGCGAGTAGAGAGCTGAATATTCCTACTTCTTTGATCCACATCTCTGAAACCAGCACACAATGTGTCCCGAATACCTGCCCGTCTGCTGCGTCCTTTGGTACTGACGCCAACGGAAGGGCTGTGCAG gATGCCTGCCAAATACTGTACAAAAGACTCGAGCCAATCAGAAAGAAGAATCCTGAGGGAACATGGCAGAACTGG ataatgacagcatttttggAGAAGATCAGTCTGTCAGCCACTGGATACTACAG AGGTCAAGATTTAAACATGGACTGGGAGAAGCAGGAAGGCAAGCCGTATGCTTACTTCACGTATGCCGTGTGCTGCAGTGAGGTTGAGCTGGACTGTTTGACTGGAGAGTACAGG ACCTTGAGGACGGATATTGTTGTTGACATTGGCAGAAGTATAAATCCATCCATTGACATTGGTCAG atTGAGGGAGCGTTCATGCAGGGTCTAGGTCTCTACACCATGGAGGAGCTCAAGTTTTCTCCATCTGGTGTTCTGTACACACGTGGACCAGGCCAGTACAAGATCCCGGCCTTTTGTGACGTCCCTCTGAAGTTTAACGTCTACCTTTTAGCTGGCTCATCCAACCCTCATGCCATCTATTCATCAAAG GGGATCGGCGAACCCACATTGTTCCTGGGCAGCTCTGTATTCTTTGCTATTAAAGACGCTGTGACTGCAGCCCGAAAAGATGCAGGTTTAACTGGCCCCTTCCAGCTAAACAGCCCTGCGACCCCAGAGCGGGCGTGTCTGGCCTGTGCCACACACTTCACAAAGATG GTTGCACAAAGTCAACCTGGATCAACTTCTGGAGCAGCTCAGCCGTGGGCTCTGGACATATGA